One genomic segment of Acidobacteriota bacterium includes these proteins:
- a CDS encoding ABC transporter ATP-binding protein — translation MAQPIIELRGVKKTYRRDSFLIPVLDGIDLDINSGDFVVLMGPSGSGKSTLLNLIGGIDRPTSGEISVAGTRLPSLSESALAKWRARTVGFVFQMYHLIPVLSAAQNVELPLALTKLSKAERKKHVGTALGIVGLAHRSQHYPRQLSGGEEQRVAIARAIVSDPQILVADEPTGDLDAKSADEILTLLARLNAEHGKTIIMVTHDPHAAERGHTVRHLEKGVLR, via the coding sequence GAGCTGCGCGGCGTCAAGAAGACCTACCGCCGCGACTCGTTCCTCATCCCGGTCCTCGACGGCATCGACCTCGACATCAACTCGGGGGATTTCGTCGTCCTGATGGGCCCCTCCGGGTCGGGGAAGTCGACTCTGCTGAACCTCATCGGCGGGATCGACCGGCCGACCTCGGGCGAGATCTCGGTCGCGGGGACACGGCTCCCGTCGCTCTCGGAGTCGGCGCTCGCGAAGTGGCGCGCGCGCACGGTGGGCTTCGTCTTCCAGATGTACCACCTCATCCCCGTGCTCAGCGCGGCGCAGAACGTGGAGCTCCCCCTCGCCCTCACGAAGCTCTCGAAGGCCGAGCGGAAAAAGCACGTTGGGACGGCGCTCGGCATCGTCGGCCTCGCCCACCGCTCGCAGCACTACCCGCGGCAGCTCTCGGGGGGGGAGGAGCAGCGCGTGGCGATCGCGCGCGCCATCGTCTCGGACCCGCAGATCCTCGTCGCGGACGAACCGACCGGAGACCTGGACGCGAAGTCGGCCGACGAGATCCTGACCCTCCTGGCGCGCCTGAACGCCGAGCACGGGAAGACGATCATCATGGTCACGCACGACCCGCACGCGGCGGAGCGCGGGCACACGGTGCGGCACCTCGAGAAGGGAGTGCTTCGCTGA